The proteins below come from a single Candidatus Aegiribacteria sp. genomic window:
- a CDS encoding LD-carboxypeptidase, whose protein sequence is MKNILPKSLNVGDVIGYFSPSSPATVFASKRFERAKQYLTEKGFHLIAGKQTSKSDFYRSGTIQERAAELNELIRNPEVRCIMSTIGGMNSNSLLPYIDHEALSKDPKIIIGYSDVTALLLGIYAQTGLVTFYGPALVASFGEFPPLVDETFASFKEVLCQGCTEQYDYKLPTHWTDEMIEWTEQNEAKNVYENNCEFSGSGYISGRVIGGNLDTILGIWGSPYMPEINPGDILFLEDGLKDIATVERLFAFLKLNGVFDRVSAVILGKHQQFDNKGTDRQPIDVLREILNGQHVPVVNGFDCCHTHPMLTLPIGIEVGIDFEKQQVTLLQPWVESANSKINQTQ, encoded by the coding sequence TTGAAAAACATCTTACCTAAGAGCTTAAATGTGGGTGATGTAATAGGTTATTTCTCACCATCATCACCAGCAACAGTATTTGCATCGAAGAGATTTGAGCGTGCTAAGCAATATCTTACAGAAAAGGGATTTCATCTAATTGCTGGGAAGCAAACGAGTAAAAGTGATTTTTATCGTTCTGGAACAATTCAAGAGCGTGCAGCTGAGTTAAATGAGCTAATCCGTAATCCTGAAGTTCGCTGTATCATGTCTACTATTGGAGGAATGAACAGCAATTCACTTCTTCCATATATCGATCACGAAGCATTATCCAAAGATCCGAAGATAATTATCGGTTATTCTGACGTTACAGCTTTGCTGTTAGGTATATATGCTCAGACAGGGCTCGTGACATTCTACGGGCCAGCCCTTGTTGCTTCTTTCGGTGAGTTCCCACCACTTGTTGATGAAACATTCGCTTCTTTCAAAGAGGTACTCTGCCAAGGATGTACAGAACAATATGATTATAAACTCCCCACACACTGGACAGATGAAATGATTGAGTGGACTGAACAAAATGAGGCGAAAAACGTTTACGAAAATAATTGTGAATTCTCAGGAAGTGGTTATATCAGTGGCAGAGTAATTGGTGGTAATCTTGATACGATTCTGGGCATTTGGGGCAGTCCTTATATGCCAGAAATCAATCCGGGCGATATACTGTTCTTAGAAGATGGTCTTAAAGATATTGCAACGGTAGAACGCTTATTTGCATTTCTTAAACTAAATGGTGTATTTGACAGAGTATCGGCTGTCATCTTAGGTAAACATCAACAATTTGATAATAAAGGAACCGACAGACAGCCAATTGATGTACTCAGAGAAATCCTCAATGGTCAGCATGTACCTGTAGTAAATGGCTTTGATTGCTGCCATACACATCCAATGCTGACCTTGCCGATAGGCATTGAGGTCGGTATAGATTTTGAAAAGCAGCAAGTTACTCTTCTACAGCCTTGGGTAGAATCAGCTAACAGCAAAATCAACCAGACGCAGTGA